CTGATTTCCAATGTAATTATTCGATATTtgtagttaaaatattttctttttgttaaaaaaaaaaaaaagacaggccatctcttttctttttttctctttttttcttgATGTTATGATCAAGTGTACATCTTTAAGCTAAAAATTACAGCTGTCAATCAAGaaacaaatttatttatgtatacTTTTTTAGTATAGAGTGCACCTATCTGAGTGCTAATAGGTCGAGGTGTTAGGTAAATAGGTCTGAAGATGCGTGTCTATCTACTTGTATTGTCTCATATCTTTTAAATATATATCAGTATTATCATTTTTCTATCGTTGGCTCTATCATCAACGGAGATAATATTATCTGTTAAGATCTGACATCAATCTTTTATGGTTCACGTCGGCAACTAGATCAAACGAAGCAAACGTCGACAATTTGATGCACGAGAACTTCTTAGGAGTTTACCCATCACAATATTATTCTTATTCATGTATGTTTCCATCCCCAAGAAATATAGAAATATGCTTCTTGGGATACTTGAATCTATGAATTAAATCTTATACCAATTGTTAAGATCAAACGTTTATTACTAGGTTAAAAGCTATAGCTGTTAGACAATACACAACTTTATTTCTTTATATTTGTGGCAGCGCAGAGTGCACATACTTGAATGCTAATAGATTAGGCTGTTAGACTTGTGAGTACGAGAAATCTCTGTCTAATGTCGTCTCAATCATACATGATTAACCCAACACTCTCTATTCAATTGACcaacataaaattcaaaattttttttccaGATCAAAGTTAGCTAAAACTTAGACGTGCTGCAACTATTTATTATGTACAGCAATTATAGAGCTACATATAAAATAATTGAGAGATTTTCTTATTGATTTGgaacttttttttatttgtgtGTGTGGACCAGCCTCTTCCATTTATGAACAACGGGAAATTTGGGTTCAGTCCTCAGCCaccatttttttttgtgttcagtccctaggtacttttttagtaccacatttccacatgaagtgtaccacatttccacatgaagtgtaccacattttgtatgacatagtaccacaattttgtgggtagggagtgaagccaaaaaaattttttgattGGGGATTTTTCAATAACTTCCCTATGAACAACCCCCAAGCTCGGTTATTTAATGGCGCACTTAATAAGAAGCGGATGAAAATTGCACAACCACCGCTTTCTTCGGTTTTGGGTATCAATCAACATCTACTCTCTTTAATACGTAAAAAGATCCATTTAATTTTTATTGGTTTTACTTTATTGTATTTTGCTAAAAGCCCGAGCTTTTGACTAAGGGGCTTCTAAATGCGCGTTTGCAAtcgataaataaaaaaaagagatattttacttaaaataaatcTGTTTTAACTCGAATTCTCCGTTGACTTTTAgaagtttttattaaaattatttatttatcaaaCACCATAATTTTCAACTTTTCACTTTGTTTTCGgaagagtaagtctcttgtgagatagtatcacgaatctttgtctgtgagacgagtcaaccttatcgatattcacaataaaaaataatacttttagcataaaaaataatgttttttttcatggatgacccaaataagatatatgtctcacaaaatacgaccaatgagatcgtctcacacaaatttttgtcgtTTTCGGATAATGATAACAAAAAAAAACTTATGGTTCAAACAATGCAAACACATCAGGATGGGGTTAAGTTGTCAAAACTCGAACGTTCGTGGGTGGATAAATATCAAATTGAATTAGTTCAAAGCAAGgtaaaatcgagaatttttttaattatataataattaggGAGAGAATCAATTTTTTACATCAAATCAAGAAACCAGATGAGAGTACTTCCAGAATGGTCAATTCAGCCAAATTCAGTATCTATAAAATATCCTCAAAGAACCTTGCCACCGGTCTCGATATGTTTTGACACATATCTGAATCCATTAAACATAGCAAGAGGGGTACAGTGTTTATAAAAAGTATTTTGCATCCCAGATTTGATGCGAACCACCATTCAAACAAACTTTAGATGCGAACCACCATTTCAACTTTGTTCTAATCGACTTTCATGTGCTCAGATCCCCATAGTTCTGTTGCCTATTTATACAGATCGAAGTCCCAAAGAGAAGTGAAAGAAATAGTCAGAAATGGAGTTGGAGATGAACAAATCAAGAACAAATCTTCATGTTGTGATGTTTCCTTTCTTTGCTTTTGGTCATATAAGCCCATTTGTTCAACTATCCAACAAGCTCTCCTCTAATGGCGTCAAGATCTCATTTTTCACGGCACCAGCCAATGTTCACCGCATAAAATCAATGCTTAGTCCCAATCCCACTCTACAAATCATTCCTCTCACAATCCCAACGGTGGAGGGTCTTCCACCAGGCATCGAGAGTACGGCTGAGCTTAGTCCCTCACAATCTGAACTGCTCAAAGTAGCACTTGATCTCATGCAACCACAAATCAAGGATCTTCTGTCGCAACTTAAACCCCATTTCGTCATCTTCGACTTTGCTCAAGAATGGCTTCCGAAAATGGCTTCCGAGTTAGGCATCCAAACGGTGTTCTACTCGGTCTTTATCGCTCTTTCTACTGCGTTCCTGACTGTCCCCGCTAGGCTCCCTGAGCAGACAAGGTATCCAACTATTGAAGAAGTGAAATTTCCACCACCAAATTTCCCAAAAACCTCCATCACTTCAGTGAATACCTTTGTAGCCCGAGATTTTCTTTACTTGTTCAACAGTTTTCACGGAAAACCATGCGTGTATGATCGCGTGATTTCAGGCCTAAAAGGCTGCTCAATCATCCTCGCAAAGACCTGCAACGAAATGGAAGCTCCTTACATAGAATACGTCAAATCCCAATTCGAAAAACCCGTTCTTTTAGTCGGTCCGGTCGTCCCCGAGCCCGGGACTGATCCCTTGCAGGAGAATTGGGCTAACTGGTTAAGCCAGTTTGACGATAAATCTGTCATTTACTGTTCATTCGGGAGCGAAACATTCTTGAACGATGATCAGATAAAAGAACTGGCATTAGGACTGGAACTCACCAACCTGCCATTCTTTCTCGTACTAAATTTCCCCGCTGATAAAGACATCTCAGCAGAGCTGAAGAAGGCCCTTCCAGAGGGATTTCTGGAGAGGGTGAAGGGCAGAGGTGTCATTTCCACCGGGTGGGTGCAGCAAAAGCAGATTCTCGCTCACAGCAGCGTAGGGTACTATTTATGTCATGCAGGATTTAGCTCTGTAATAGAAGCAATCCTAAACGACTGCCAGCTTGTAATGTTGCCACAAAAGGGTGACCAATTCTTGAACTCTAAGCTTGTGTGCGGGGATTTGAAGCTTGGGGTGGAGGTAAATAGGAGAGATGATGATGGGTATTTTGGGAAAGAAGATATAAAGACTGCTATTGAAACCATGGTGTTTGGAGACAGAGAACCTGGGAAAACTATCAGAGACAATCAGAAGAAGTGGAAAGAGTTTCTTCTTAACGAGGAAGCTCAGAACAATCTAATCAAGGATTTGGTGAAGGAATTGGAGGCAGTAGCAGGAATTTCAGACACTTGAGAGGAATCGGACTTTTGTTCCTGGAACTAAGATAGATTTGGTATTGAGATCGGGATCGTAGCACAGTGATCTCGCCTCTTGTCAGATTAGTTGATTCTCCGACTTCGAATCTTTCGCGCGTGTgtgttgtaataaaaaaatataaatttggtACTACTAATGTTGTTTTTTAATAAGGGATTGGACCTTAATTTATGTCAAATCTGTCATTGAGTTACTAAATCATTTACTAAAGCTGATTGAATTTTCACTAATTAAAGGTAGTTATAAATAATGATTTTGATGCCTTTGCTGCTCTTTTATTGGGGTTTAGATTTACCAAAGTTTTGTAGTGTGTTTTTGGAtgctattttaaatttatattttatcacAGTGATTATTAGGAAAAATGTAGAAATTATATATGAAACACATGGTTGAAACTGGTTTCATATCTTTTATTACAGGCGGATTCTAATATATTATTTGAATACTCTGTCAATAATACACATGAAAATCAATGCTGCCGCAAGCATATAGAGATGCCTGCTCTTCAACTAGTTCACTTTTCTTTCcttatacatttttttttttaataataaataatttgaaaagggCCCCAGAATTTTTCTTCAACGATGTGCTCCCTGAGATTGTTTTGAAAACAAAAGGATATAATTGAGTCAAATAATCTCATGAAATTTTCATCGAGTTAATATTTTCTCTGTAACTGCTGTAACATATTTGAGCATTTTAATCTCTTTTAATGCCAAAATTGTATCAAATACTCTTGAGAAATTCTCGTGAAGCTAATATCTCATTGTAACATTTTTTAGTATTTCAATTTATCTCCTTCCTTTTAGCATGCAGATCTTTATCCTATGAGAAAGTTACGTCAAATATTAATCAACTTTTTTTTTCATGTtttccacttttttttttcGTGATCAATATAGGATTTAAAAGACAATAGTGGGAAACTATGATTTGTAGAAAAAGAATATCATTTTGGGATGCCATCACCATCATAGATATATCAGTGCATgatcaaaaaaatttaagaaagaGACTAGATTGCTCCACTGCGTTACAGAGAAGGGTATTAG
This is a stretch of genomic DNA from Primulina eburnea isolate SZY01 unplaced genomic scaffold, ASM2296580v1 ctg813_ERROPOS5677299, whole genome shotgun sequence. It encodes these proteins:
- the LOC140822420 gene encoding anthocyanidin-3-O-glucoside rhamnosyltransferase-like; translated protein: MELEMNKSRTNLHVVMFPFFAFGHISPFVQLSNKLSSNGVKISFFTAPANVHRIKSMLSPNPTLQIIPLTIPTVEGLPPGIESTAELSPSQSELLKVALDLMQPQIKDLLSQLKPHFVIFDFAQEWLPKMASELGIQTVFYSVFIALSTAFLTVPARLPEQTRYPTIEEVKFPPPNFPKTSITSVNTFVARDFLYLFNSFHGKPCVYDRVISGLKGCSIILAKTCNEMEAPYIEYVKSQFEKPVLLVGPVVPEPGTDPLQENWANWLSQFDDKSVIYCSFGSETFLNDDQIKELALGLELTNLPFFLVLNFPADKDISAELKKALPEGFLERVKGRGVISTGWVQQKQILAHSSVGYYLCHAGFSSVIEAILNDCQLVMLPQKGDQFLNSKLVCGDLKLGVEVNRRDDDGYFGKEDIKTAIETMVFGDREPGKTIRDNQKKWKEFLLNEEAQNNLIKDLVKELEAVAGISDT